One part of the Hyalangium ruber genome encodes these proteins:
- a CDS encoding DUF2383 domain-containing protein, whose translation MEEKAEVAKLRSLAQLDADAVGAYDAAIARVSEPLVRERLNDFRVDHVRHVQDLNALIQRFGGEPVELKLDLKGTAMKGLTAVTSMMGTEAALVAMLGNEEFTNRAYELALNFDWSPEVRGLIQKHREDEYRHVTWVRDAVRTRPWLREGASAAEGSEIHA comes from the coding sequence ATGGAGGAGAAGGCCGAGGTAGCGAAGCTGCGCAGTCTGGCTCAGTTGGATGCGGACGCGGTGGGCGCGTACGACGCGGCCATCGCGCGGGTGAGCGAGCCCCTGGTGCGTGAGCGGCTCAATGACTTCCGCGTGGACCACGTGCGGCATGTGCAGGACCTGAACGCGCTCATCCAGCGCTTTGGGGGCGAGCCCGTGGAGCTGAAGCTGGACCTCAAGGGCACGGCGATGAAGGGGCTGACTGCGGTGACGAGCATGATGGGGACGGAGGCGGCCCTGGTGGCGATGCTCGGCAACGAGGAGTTCACCAACCGGGCCTACGAGCTGGCGCTGAATTTCGACTGGAGCCCCGAGGTGCGTGGTCTGATCCAGAAGCACCGGGAGGATGAGTACCGTCACGTGACGTGGGTGCGCGACGCGGTGCGCACGCGCCCCTGGCTGCGAGAGGGCGCCAGCGCGGCGGAGGGCTCCGAGATCCACGCCTGA
- the ligD gene encoding DNA ligase D, with protein sequence MKTRHSLRAYRAKRDFQKTSEPSPDVPLERHGSEPMFVVHKHDATRMHYDLRLEIDGALASWAIPKGPSYDPSTKRLAVQTEDHPLSYAEFEGRIPDDEYGGGDSLLWDRGTFETVPPGKGHEQREKGHLTVELHGEKLKGRWHLIRTKMHGKQNQWLCFKALDGTEDPNYDVTVERPESVKSGRKETRGPVRKSALVALRHPGAKELIERVWPPMLAKLSVPDEARDDTHVYEVKYDGFRAVAAISGGQLALWSRNGNDLSERFPSIAEALRGMRVPEAVLDGEIVAVDSKGRSRFQLLQNQSGGELRFVAFDLLWLDGEDLRSRSLEARRELLESVLSGAKSPVQLSERLELPLTRALSEAQKRGWEGLIAKRRGSTYVGSRSSSWLKLKVIAGQEFVISGYLPIKNEQAGKEIGALLVAVNGRNGYVDVGKVGTGFTTKVRRELRAMLDKERTAKPIVADAKYRSEAVWVKPKYVAQIHFTEWTEEGRLRHPVFQGLRTDKKPQEVVRERPSTTARGKAKEESTAMVPKRTRKTARTATPAAKPRKRAAAKRSASRETGARRVPSATAARTAKLPAGELLTKSTGQARLTSGERVLYPKDGYTKADVFAYYGEVAPLLVPVLADRPISVQQWPAGIQAPGFFKHDLTGKPDWLPTLRVKHVDRTIDHVNVKTPDALLWLANQSALTIHMWASRAPKLEQAQWVLFDLDPGKGSWEDLIKVATVLHKRLDQLGLESIPKTSGKRGIHVFIPLGPGHTHEDAVRFSSELANQVAAELRDIATTERAINKRQGRLYIDAGQNGRGKTVVAPYSLRAVDGANFSAPLKWSEVTKRLDPSRFNLKTLRKRLDAVGDLFAPVLKGKQKLP encoded by the coding sequence GTGAAGACACGACACTCTCTGCGGGCCTACCGCGCCAAGCGCGACTTCCAGAAGACCTCCGAGCCCTCTCCCGACGTCCCGCTCGAGCGACATGGCTCCGAGCCCATGTTCGTGGTGCATAAGCACGACGCGACGCGCATGCACTACGACCTGCGGTTGGAAATCGACGGCGCGCTGGCGAGCTGGGCCATTCCCAAGGGCCCCAGCTACGACCCGAGCACGAAGCGCCTCGCCGTGCAGACCGAGGATCACCCACTGTCCTACGCCGAGTTCGAGGGCCGCATCCCGGACGATGAGTACGGCGGCGGCGACTCGCTGCTGTGGGACCGGGGCACCTTCGAGACCGTGCCCCCCGGCAAGGGCCATGAGCAGCGCGAGAAGGGGCACCTCACGGTGGAGCTCCATGGCGAGAAGCTCAAGGGCCGCTGGCACCTCATCCGCACGAAGATGCACGGCAAGCAGAATCAGTGGCTGTGCTTCAAGGCGCTGGATGGCACCGAGGACCCGAACTACGACGTCACCGTCGAGCGTCCCGAGTCCGTGAAGAGCGGGCGCAAGGAGACGCGTGGCCCGGTACGCAAGAGCGCGCTCGTGGCGCTGCGCCACCCCGGCGCCAAGGAGCTGATCGAGCGCGTCTGGCCGCCCATGCTCGCCAAGCTCTCGGTGCCCGACGAGGCGCGCGATGACACCCACGTCTACGAGGTGAAGTACGACGGCTTCCGCGCCGTGGCCGCCATCTCCGGCGGACAGCTGGCGCTGTGGAGCCGCAATGGCAACGACTTGAGCGAACGCTTCCCGAGCATCGCCGAGGCGCTCCGCGGGATGCGTGTCCCCGAGGCCGTGCTCGATGGGGAGATCGTCGCGGTGGATTCCAAGGGGCGCTCGCGCTTCCAGCTGCTGCAGAACCAGTCCGGCGGGGAGCTTCGCTTCGTCGCGTTCGACTTGCTGTGGCTGGACGGCGAGGACCTGCGCTCGCGGTCCCTGGAAGCCCGACGCGAGCTGCTGGAGAGCGTGCTGTCGGGGGCGAAGTCGCCGGTGCAGCTCTCCGAGCGGCTGGAGCTGCCACTGACGCGGGCGCTGTCGGAGGCACAGAAGCGCGGCTGGGAGGGCCTCATCGCCAAGCGCCGGGGCTCGACCTACGTGGGTAGCCGCTCGAGCAGCTGGCTCAAGCTCAAGGTCATCGCCGGCCAGGAGTTCGTCATCTCCGGGTACCTGCCCATCAAGAACGAGCAGGCCGGCAAGGAGATCGGCGCACTGCTGGTGGCGGTGAACGGGCGGAACGGCTACGTCGACGTGGGCAAGGTGGGCACGGGCTTCACCACGAAGGTGCGGCGGGAGCTGCGCGCGATGCTCGACAAGGAGCGCACGGCGAAGCCCATCGTCGCGGATGCCAAGTACCGCTCGGAAGCCGTGTGGGTGAAGCCGAAGTACGTGGCGCAGATCCACTTCACCGAGTGGACGGAGGAGGGCCGCTTGCGCCACCCGGTGTTCCAGGGGCTGCGCACGGACAAGAAGCCGCAGGAGGTGGTGAGAGAGCGACCGTCGACCACCGCGCGCGGCAAGGCGAAGGAGGAGTCCACGGCCATGGTCCCCAAGCGCACCCGGAAGACCGCCCGGACCGCCACCCCAGCGGCGAAGCCTCGCAAGCGCGCTGCGGCGAAGCGCTCTGCCTCACGGGAGACCGGGGCGCGACGTGTTCCCTCGGCCACGGCGGCCCGCACGGCGAAGCTGCCGGCCGGGGAACTGCTGACGAAGAGCACGGGACAGGCTCGGCTCACCAGCGGCGAGCGCGTCCTGTACCCGAAGGATGGGTACACCAAGGCGGATGTGTTCGCGTACTACGGCGAGGTGGCGCCGCTGCTCGTGCCGGTGCTGGCGGATCGCCCCATCTCCGTGCAGCAGTGGCCCGCGGGCATCCAGGCCCCCGGCTTCTTCAAGCATGACCTGACTGGCAAACCGGACTGGCTGCCGACGCTGCGTGTGAAGCACGTGGACCGGACGATCGATCACGTGAACGTGAAGACTCCTGACGCGCTGCTGTGGCTGGCCAACCAGTCCGCGCTCACCATCCACATGTGGGCCAGCCGCGCGCCGAAGCTGGAGCAGGCGCAGTGGGTGCTGTTCGATCTGGATCCTGGCAAGGGCAGCTGGGAGGACCTCATCAAGGTGGCCACGGTCCTGCACAAGCGGCTGGACCAGCTCGGCCTGGAGAGCATCCCGAAGACCTCTGGCAAGCGAGGGATCCATGTCTTCATCCCGCTGGGGCCTGGGCACACCCACGAGGACGCGGTGCGGTTCTCGAGCGAGCTGGCCAACCAGGTGGCGGCGGAGCTGAGGGACATCGCCACCACGGAGCGCGCCATCAACAAGCGCCAGGGGCGGCTCTATATCGATGCGGGACAGAACGGGCGGGGCAAGACGGTGGTGGCCCCGTACTCGCTGCGCGCGGTGGATGGCGCGAACTTCTCCGCCCCGCTCAAGTGGAGCGAGGTGA